A window of the Pseudodesulfovibrio sp. JC047 genome harbors these coding sequences:
- the rpsK gene encoding 30S ribosomal protein S11 produces MAKPRRSGKKKEKKNIPVGIAHVKATFNNTIVTFSDVKGNVVSWASAGAHFKGSRKSTPFAAQMAAESAAKRAQDSGMRTVGIYVKGPGSGREAAMRAINNAGFKVTFIRDITPIPHNGCRPPKRRRV; encoded by the coding sequence ATGGCTAAACCCCGTCGATCTGGGAAGAAGAAAGAGAAGAAGAATATTCCCGTCGGCATTGCCCACGTCAAAGCCACGTTCAATAACACGATCGTGACCTTCTCAGACGTAAAAGGTAATGTCGTCAGCTGGGCTTCTGCAGGTGCTCATTTTAAAGGCTCCCGCAAGTCCACTCCTTTCGCGGCACAGATGGCAGCAGAATCCGCCGCCAAGCGCGCTCAGGATTCCGGAATGCGTACAGTCGGTATTTACGTCAAGGGCCCTGGCTCTGGACGTGAGGCCGCCATGCGCGCCATCAACAACGCAGGCTTTAAAGTGACCTTCATTCGGGATATCACACCGATTCCCCACAATGGTTGCCGTCCGCCTAAACGCCGCAGGGTCTAA
- the rplQ gene encoding 50S ribosomal protein L17 has product MRHRKSGRKLNRSNTHRAAMFKNMARALLTYEQIRTTEPKAKELRRIVDKLITLALRNDLHARRQAYKVLGSHQLVQRLFDEIGPRFEGGTGGYTRIIKLSQPRKGDCAPMVIIELTQKAADAPAEKEAKPAKEEKKAAPEKAAAKKETPAEEKPAEKAASEEAEEK; this is encoded by the coding sequence ATGAGGCATAGAAAGTCAGGCCGTAAACTGAACCGGTCCAATACTCATCGTGCCGCCATGTTCAAAAACATGGCCCGCGCCCTGCTGACCTACGAGCAGATCCGCACGACTGAACCCAAGGCAAAAGAACTTCGTCGCATTGTCGATAAGCTCATCACCTTGGCTCTCCGTAACGATCTTCATGCTCGCCGCCAGGCCTATAAGGTTCTTGGCAGTCATCAGTTGGTTCAGCGTCTCTTCGACGAAATTGGGCCTCGCTTTGAAGGTGGAACGGGTGGATACACTCGCATCATCAAACTCTCCCAGCCCCGTAAGGGTGACTGCGCCCCCATGGTCATTATTGAATTGACCCAGAAGGCTGCAGACGCTCCGGCTGAGAAGGAAGCGAAACCTGCCAAAGAAGAGAAAAAAGCTGCTCCTGAAAAGGCCGCAGCCAAAAAAGAAACTCCTGCTGAAGAGAAGCCTGCTGAGAAAGCTGCTTCTGAAGAAGCCGAAGAAAAGTAA
- a CDS encoding DNA-directed RNA polymerase subunit alpha → MLIENGDKLINTRNWSELVMADKLVRDPKSSEMYGKFICEPLERGYATTIGNAMRRVLLSSMQGCAIVSASLEGVQHEFTTVPGVLEDMTEVVLNLKMVRMAMTTDEPQRLTLEANKKGQVTAGMIQENQNVTVLNKDQLIATLTENRSFKMELEVRMGKGYVPADMHEGLTDEIGSMILDASYSPVKKVAYAVEQARVGQMTNYDKLILEVWTDGSVSPEDACAYSAKILKEQLSVFINFDELSSETQEEEDDAIDLNPNLFKSIDELELSVRATNCLKAANIQLVGELVQRTEQAMLKTKNFGRKSLDEIRRVLDSMTLKFGMTVEDFDKKYQEWLKRKEKNEA, encoded by the coding sequence ATGCTTATTGAGAACGGCGACAAACTCATCAACACCCGCAATTGGAGCGAATTGGTCATGGCCGACAAACTGGTCCGTGATCCCAAGTCCTCCGAGATGTACGGTAAATTCATTTGTGAACCACTTGAGCGTGGGTATGCCACAACCATTGGTAATGCCATGCGCCGGGTTCTTCTTTCTTCTATGCAAGGCTGTGCCATCGTGTCTGCCTCGCTTGAGGGAGTACAGCATGAATTCACCACCGTGCCTGGTGTTCTTGAGGACATGACCGAGGTCGTGTTGAACCTGAAAATGGTTCGCATGGCTATGACAACGGATGAGCCTCAGCGTTTAACTCTTGAAGCCAATAAGAAAGGGCAGGTCACTGCCGGCATGATCCAGGAAAATCAGAACGTCACTGTTTTGAACAAGGATCAGCTCATTGCCACCCTGACTGAAAATCGTAGCTTCAAGATGGAGTTGGAGGTCCGCATGGGCAAAGGGTACGTCCCGGCTGACATGCATGAAGGACTCACCGACGAGATCGGCTCCATGATCCTCGACGCCAGTTACTCCCCAGTCAAAAAGGTCGCATACGCTGTTGAACAAGCGCGTGTCGGCCAGATGACCAACTACGACAAGCTCATTCTCGAGGTCTGGACCGATGGTTCAGTCTCCCCCGAGGATGCCTGTGCATACAGTGCCAAAATCCTGAAAGAGCAATTGTCCGTCTTTATCAATTTTGATGAACTCTCTTCGGAGACTCAAGAAGAAGAAGACGATGCCATTGATCTGAACCCGAACCTCTTCAAATCAATTGATGAGCTTGAACTGTCAGTTCGCGCCACCAACTGCTTGAAGGCCGCCAACATTCAGTTGGTTGGTGAATTGGTTCAGCGTACCGAACAAGCCATGTTGAAGACCAAGAACTTTGGTCGTAAATCTCTTGATGAGATTCGTCGGGTGCTTGATTCCATGACGTTGAAATTCGGTATGACGGTTGAGGATTTTGACAAGAAATACCAGGAATGGTTGAAGAGGAAAGAGAAAAATGAGGCATAG
- the rpsD gene encoding 30S ribosomal protein S4, whose amino-acid sequence MARYTQAKCKLCRREGEKLFLKGDRCYTDKCAYEKRPYPPGHSGRMRHKMSDYAIQLREKQKVRRMYGVLEGQFRMYYHRADGMKGVTGHNLLMLLERRLDNVIYRLGFANSRDQARQLVRHGIFKLNGRRVSIPSMQVQSEDIIEVREEARKIPVISEAQEVIARRGCPEWLESDGANFKGTVKAMPSREDIQFPINEQLIVELYSK is encoded by the coding sequence GTGGCAAGATATACTCAAGCAAAATGCAAGCTGTGCCGTCGAGAGGGAGAGAAACTCTTTCTCAAGGGCGATCGCTGCTACACTGATAAGTGCGCTTATGAAAAGCGCCCCTACCCGCCGGGACATTCCGGACGTATGCGTCACAAGATGAGCGATTACGCCATCCAGTTGCGAGAAAAACAGAAAGTCCGCCGTATGTACGGAGTGCTGGAAGGCCAGTTCCGTATGTATTACCATCGTGCTGATGGCATGAAGGGTGTGACCGGTCATAATTTGTTGATGCTGCTCGAGCGTCGCCTTGACAACGTGATCTATCGCCTTGGCTTTGCCAACTCCCGCGATCAGGCTCGTCAGTTGGTGCGTCATGGTATCTTCAAACTCAATGGCCGTCGCGTGAGCATCCCGTCCATGCAGGTTCAGTCCGAAGATATCATTGAAGTTCGAGAAGAAGCTCGCAAGATCCCTGTGATCAGCGAAGCCCAGGAAGTCATTGCCCGTCGCGGTTGCCCTGAGTGGTTGGAATCTGACGGTGCCAACTTCAAGGGCACGGTTAAGGCCATGCCGAGCCGGGAAGACATCCAGTTCCCGATCAACGAGCAGCTTATTGTCGAATTGTACTCCAAGTAA